A stretch of DNA from Bos taurus isolate L1 Dominette 01449 registration number 42190680 breed Hereford chromosome 25, ARS-UCD2.0, whole genome shotgun sequence:
GCTCCTTTGAGTTAGGCGGGCTTTTGTGAAAAGCCCTAACATTCATTGCATAGTTGAAGGGTTTAGCTGTCTAGAACAATACATGGGGAACACAGCCGAAGCCGGCTGTGCTTGCTGATATTAAGTCTGCAAATAGCACATTTTAAGAAGTATTAATGTATTATGTTACTTAATCTTTATCTATTTACATCTGTACAAAGTAAAGCTTTCATCTTACCCTTTTGCATATATGAACCATTAGCTCATGAAGCAACAAGccccccccaccctttttttctttacataacTATGTACATGGCCTTCCCTTCTCACCCCAAAGAGCTCTCTGCACGGTGGATGGTGTGGACTCTTGTCGgcttccccaccccccagttATCACCGCGTGGGTGTTGTGTTGTCATCTTCACTGTTTTGGTTCAAATCAAAAAAAGTTTTATATGACAAACCAAGAGTGGGGAGACATGAGAACGTATGAATCGGCTAAAAGATCTGAAAAATTTCAACAGAGAATATacaaaaaacatttcaaaatctgCACCGAGTctatacataaatttttttttatacacAGGGAAGCGCTGGGGGCTCCCCAACCGCACTGGAGACGCGGGCCTGGCCAGCGCGCGCGGAGGGCAGGCCCGCAAGTCCGGCGCCGCGCGGCCCGCGGGCCTGTGTGTCCCGCCGGGCGTCCTGTCCGCTCCTTACCGGGCTTCGATGTCCTTCAGCGTGTGGGAGGGAGGCCGCTCCCTGATCTCGGCGGACAGGGGCGTAGTCCTGCGGGGGGACACGGGGCGGCCCCCCAGCGTGGAGATGAGCGGGGGAGGCGCACTCAGCGCCGCCGTCGGGGGCGTCTTGTTGAGCAGTCCGTTCTGGTGGCCCGCTGTGGGGCTGATGCGCGGGTAGTGCATGCTCGGCAGCCCTGGCGTGAGCAGCCCGGGGTGCGGCAGGTGGCCGTCCAGGGAGGCCGGGTGCACGGGGTGCAGCCGCGGGTGCTCGTAGTCCTCGCGGAGCACGTGCAGGCGCTCGCGCTCGTCCAGGTGCGCCCCACGCTCGTGCTCCCGCCGCGGGTCCACCGCCAgcgggtggtggtgatggtggtggtggtggtggttgtagtCGTGCGGCTCCCGGTCCCGGAAGGAGCGGTCGGCTTCGTACAGCCGGGGCGTCGAGAGCCGGTGCAGGGGGTCGTTCCTCAGCAGAAAGTCCCTGCCCAGCGGGTCTCTGCGGTGAATGTCCAGTTCCCGGTAGGGGTCCCTCAGGGGGTCCCGGATGGGGTCCCAGTGGAAGGAGGGGTACGGGAAGCGCTCCCCGCCCGGGATGGGACTGAGGCCCATGAAGGGCGTCATCATGCGAGTCCTGTCCAGGCCGCTGATGCTGTTCATGGGGTGGATCCCGGGCATCCCCACGGCCACGGGCATGGAGGCCAGGGGCCCCGGGTGCACGCCGGCCGAGGAgctgggcggcggcggcgggggtggCGGCTCCGAGGACCGGTGGGTCGGCGGGGCCTCGGGGGGCAGGTCGTGGTCCTCCTTGCGCTCCTCTTTGACCTTGACCTCGGCGCTCTTCTTGGGGTTCTCGTAGGCCGGCTCGCCCTTGCGCGGCTCGGCGTCCCGGCTGGCGGCGCTGCCCGGCCGGGCGCTGTCGGCGGCGGGCGCCCGCGCGTAGGGCGACGGCACCCGGGCCAGCTGCTTGGCCTCCTCACCCGCGGTGCGGCCCTCGTGGCCATGGCCGTCCTTCTCGGCCAGGGGGCCCTCCTTCGCCTTGTGCTCATCCGTGCCCAGATCCTTGCGCGATTCCGAGTGCTCCCGCTCCCTGTCCTTGCACTTGTCTTTCTCGCGAGCCTCGGTGCTCAAATGCCCCCTGATCTGCTCGCTGGAGCTGCGGCCGTGTCCCAGGGTGCTCACCGGGAGGACGGGGGCTGGAGAGGGGTGGCTGGAGTGTCTCTTCTCGACGCTTTCCCTGCGGAGGAGATGGGACACCGGGAGGCAGGTGAGCTGGGCTGCCAGCCGGCTGCCTGAGGTGAGGCCCAGCCGGCCACCCTGACCTGACTGGCCTAGACTCCAGAGGAGGCTTGAGCGGGTGAAGCCCGAGGGATGAGGGGTGGGAGAGTGTGAGGGGCCGTAACTGTGTATGTAAGAGGCACCGACCTGAATCAAGACCAGGAGGAAGAACGTTCAGAAACCTGAACCGACCAATGAGGTCAGTGATGGGGCCGGGCGGCTGCCTGTCTAGATTCTCAGGATGAAGAATCAAGTTCCAACACGGCAATTCTGAGCCCGCAGGGGAGCACAACCCGAGGATCACGGGAAAATCTCTCTCCTGACAGCAAGAAGAAGGGCTGGTTTCAGAGTAAAGGCTGCAGGTATGGGGCATCCAAGATGCAGCCCCCGAGGGGCTCGAAAGGAAACCAGTTTCAGGACACTGGGGTCGCACAAAGCACCTCTGTCTTAGGAAGGAGAAGCCAGGATCTGATGCCAGAAGACGCAGCAGGTCCAGAGACACGAAAGCTAAGGGGCCGGAGAGAACCAGTTCCGTCTGTGAACTGGGGTGGGGGTTTAAGAATACAGGGCACACAATGcgaagtgacagaggagagggagaaCACGGAGAGCCGAGACCAGGGTGTTCGAGGGACAGCCCGAGACAGAAAGTGGTGGGGGGGGAGCAGGAGGCCTGGGGGGCCCAGAGGGTGAGGGGTGCCCCGCAGAGAGAATTAAGGCTGCCCCTACAAGGTTCTGTTTCTAGACAATGTGCAGAGGCTAAGAAGAAGAGCATCTTTAAGAGGTAAGATAAAGAAAAGTGTATTTGAATTTCCTTTCATCCAAAAGGCCACTGTGAGTCCATctagagaaacagagaaaggtgAGCTGCCAAGTCCTGCTCTTCCTTCACTGACAGGCCGTCTAGAGAAGGGGTTCCCTCTCCCCCAGCCTGGAGCTGGCACCCCTCTGCTGTGGCCTGTCAGGAACGGGGCGGCAGAGCCGGAGGTGAGTAGCAGACAAAACTGAGACCCTCTCTGCCTGCTTGCCACCGGGTCCACAGAGAAACGGTCTTCCACAAAATCGGTCCCTCGTGCCAAAATGGTTGGGGACTGCTCATCTAGAGAGCTCCTGGTCTAGGGGTGGCCCCTCCAGGGGCACCTGCTCTGGCAGCTCAGAGCTGTATGTCATGATGTCCTAAATGGCCCTCCCATTGGCTGAGAGATTTTTACCATGCTCTCCCAAGGAAAAAACTTGTCTTTTTATAAGAAAGAAATCACTTAGCATGATGGCCTATGATGCAACAGCTACTTAAGCTGCTGCATTTAGAGCCTCTAAAGTTAAATTCTTTTAGATCGCTACAAAacacgtacacacacatgcacacaacattcaagaaaaacaaaaacaaaagatttgGATCGTACTGGAAACTTCAGTTCCCAAAGGGAAGTGTTGTTGAGTATCTTGCGACAGGTGTATCTTgtgtgagtgaagtcgctcaatcgggtccgactctttgcaaaccccatggactgtagcctaaccaggttcctctgtccatgggattttccaggtaagaatactggagtgggttgccatttccttctccaggagatcttcccgacccagcgattgacccaggtctcccgcactgtaggcagacgctttaccgtctgagccaccagggaagatcctgtAGTCCGATGTATCTCATGTAGTCCTTGCTATTTCACTCAAATTGAAAATACCCTCAAGAAAGGGAGGCAAGCAGGAGGAAGGCCTTGTCAAGAATGCTTATGacattcttcagaaaaaaaactcAGATGTTTTTCCTCTTTAAGGCTACTTCTTTTTGAGGCATGGACTACCACGTAAGGAGGTAAAATCGGTTAGTAAAATAAATTATCCACTGGTGACACGAAACCCAAATTGCTTGGTGAGGTTTCTTTGAATATGGGTTAGCAAAATCTTAGCGGTCATCTGTGAGCCCAGGATTTGAGTTTGAACAGAATTTGAGAAAAATATGATGAGACGATGCAAAACATGGCTTtctaacagaaaacaaaaagaaaagggggagagagagcgAAAAACCTATGGATGAGTCAATGGACTGCACGAACTCGAAAGCAAATATGGTCTGATTCATGCCGTGTGTGTCTGGTCCAGGCTCCAGCTCACTACCTTTTGGAGAGCGGTTTCTGTTTGGAGACACTAGGGCTCGCGGGGGGGCTGGGTGTGGACACTGCTGCTGAGCCGGGACTCGCTCGCTTTGTACTGGACCTAGAATTGCGATACTGGCCTGTGGTCACGAGGCCCTGTGGGGCCGGAGGGACAAGGGTCGCTGGGCTCAGGGCGTGGCAGTGGTTGGGGGGAGGAGGGTCGGGGGCGCCGTCCCGGCTGCGTGAGGGGCCGAGGCTACAGCTGAAGCTCGAGGCTGGGCcggggggtcgggggtggggggccggTACTTGGCACAGAGGGGGCTCCCCCATCGGGACTCGAGAGCGGGTTCTTTGCGTACCTTTCTTTGTCATCTTTACTAACGGAGGAGTCTCGTTTATCTACATCTCTATCTCTGTCATGAGCTGCAGCGGACGCGCTACGCTCCAGCTCCCCTGGCTTCAGCCAGGGCGGAGGGGTCGGGAACGACGGAGGCGTTCGGTGCAGCCGGTTCCAGGGCTCGTGAGGGTTGCTAAAGCTCTGCACACTGGGGCCATCCTTGTGGCCGAACACTGAGTTGGGTGCTGAAATGGTGAAGTGGAGAACAAAAAAGGTTTCAGAGAAATTATATATCCGCCGTAATGAAGGTACTTACCAAAAAACTTTTAACAGCATTCAGAgttaaaatgaatacatattattgggagctggaaaaggaaaggagattAACAGATTCATTAGAGGAACGTGTCCTACACTGGAGAGGTTAAGTAAGCTCAcagcttttcctgttttttttctaACCAAAGGCAAAGGGGCAGAcgggggtggagaggggagatTAGAAAGGAAAGGGTCTCAGCCTGACAGGTGCGCGCAGAGGACCCCAGCATGCAGGAGGGTGGACATGGATGGTGTGACTTGGGTTAACATCTCTGTTCAGAGTAGAATCTGCGGTTCTTTTCTGCCCACCACAGCCCTGTTAATGTAACACGACTGCTACCCTGTCCACAGCCTCAGCGACCGAAACCAGCGTTAGCAGAGGCCAGACAGGGTCAGACACGGAGGGTCTCCAGGCTCCGAGGACCTGGGACGGAGCTGCatctcaagtctcctgcagtgGCGGGCAGGACGTGTGGACAGGACAAGCTGATACTGAGTGGCTAAAGGGTGTTTAGAACCGGAAGAGCTGCAACTCCCTCCCTACTTTAGACAGACTCCCTTTTTCTggaaagtctttactgaatttgttacaatactgtttcttCTGTTTTGATGTTTGCCCCCCAGGTATTGACTCCACAGCCCCGCTCtgcgttggaaggtgaagtcctagCTGCTGGAttacctggaaagccccttgACTTCTCAGTGGTGGAAAATTAGTCTTCCTGGATGTTGCCCTCTCTGGGCTGTCCTGAGCCTGGCATGGTTTCCTGTTCTTCAGCGtgttttctcacttccactgaagCAAGATGCAATGTACAGGCTGTCTTCACGTCTAACAGGTGGTGGTGGTATAGTCgctatgttgtgtctgactctctgccaccctgtggactatatcccaccaggttcctctgtccgtgagtttctccaggcaagaatattggagtggattgctattcccttctccaggggatctttcccacccagggatcaaacttgggtctcctgcactgcaggcagattctttaccacggggccaccagggaagcccacatctaATGAGTGCTGTGGCTAAACGTGGGGTGGCTAGAGATGGCGTAGGATGAAATGAGGAACTTTAGCAAACTCTGTGGTGGTCAACTGACCACCTTTCCTGACCTTCAGGAGCATGTATCAACAGTGTGCTAGAGGTTAGTTTAGACCTAACTCCACTGACTGGGCTTGCTTTGGCAATGCTATAACCTACATTTATTTCCCAAAAGCATGGTTCCTTTCATCTAGAAAGGTCTCAAGCCATCGACAGATCAGAGGAGACAGTTTAAGGTGGATTGTAAAAAGCTAGAGGTACTCACTAACTGAAGGATTTCCAAGTCCCCCGAAGGCGTTGCCACCAACGGCTGCCAGGCCCGTGAATGTAGACGGCCGATTAAAAGGCTCTGCAGACGAGATTGGGAAGAAGGGCATGGCTGTAGGACTCCGCTGAGTGAGGCAGCACAGATTCCTGGGAAGGCAGTGGGGGCCCCTTGCCACGTGTATACTCAGACGCGATCTGTCTCACTTCTCCCACCAGATTATCCAAAGGGTTTTTCATCCTTTTGGATCTGGGCATTGGGTTAGTAAAATATCTGTGGGGGCTATTTCCTGGAACTGTGCTGTgctctttttggccacactgtgctgCATACATGTGGGAtcctcgttccctgaccaggaatcaaacccacacgcCGCTGCAgcggaagctcagagtcttaaccatgggaccgTCAAGAAAGGCCCCCATCTCTCCTCTGCTGGGTGGGGAACATTACTCAAGCCACAGTGTGCTCACATGCCTCCCTGCCTGTCTCTCCTCCTCTCAGGAAGCGCCCTGTAAGCTCTGATGGAACAGAAGTTAAGATAGCAGCTTAAAATCTCCCAATGGAAGGCTGAGGTCACACGTATCCTACACCCTGTGGTTGGGTGTACCGTTGCCCGCATGTGCTGGTACACGTGTGAAAATACCAAATAAATAAAGGCCACGAATAAATCCCCTGTACTAGGAAGAGATAAATGAATTGGGCtgtgaaatgattaaaaaataagagatacTGTCTCTACATTACATCATAGTGTCTTTCTCTCCACCTCCAGGGGTGCCCTTTTATGGGCAAGAGTTCACTGTCTTCTCCCATCAGTGGGGACAGGCTGCTGTACACGTGGATTCCCCGAGGTCCCAGGGCTTCCACCCTCTGCACACTGAGTAACTCCACACAGAACCACAACTGCACACGGATCTCCTATTTGAAGAGCCCGGTGTAAGAGGTGGTGAACTCCTAGAGATGGATGGCCTGGATTCAaacatctctgaggttacctCCATCTCCTGATGGTAAGCGACCTATCTAGGACTATGGCCCGCTAGCCAGAAAGTGCAGCAGGAACGCAGGTTTTCTGAGACACACGCGTCAATGCCCGTGAATGAGGGACACAACTCACCGAGGTGGGCAGCGGGGGTAAGGAAGTTGCTGTGATGGGGGGGCGGCCCGAACGGGGTCCCAGTTGGGTGTGCAGCACctggagagttggacacaacggagttAGACTTCAGAGGACGCCCACTTCTCTGGCgctggccaaaaggttcatttggatttttccgtATACTCTTATGGGaaaaaacctgaacgaactttttggtcaacccaatacaaTGCCACTGGCTTCTGGTCCCCTAAGACCTCCGCTGGGAGTACGTACAGTAAGAACACAGCTGAAGTCTACCCGGGCAACACTCGGGGAAAGAGAAACGTGCTTGTCAGGAGGCGGAAAGTAATTCAACCCCTCTTCTCTTTCCTGGCTGGGCTGCCACTACCGAAGAGAGGTATTCCTTTCACTGATGCCGACGCTCAGCACTGCGAACGCGGAAGAACACCGCCGGTGGGGCAGGGCTTCCACGGCCACGTACGTCTGGGAAGCAAGGCTCTTGACTGACGGACCAGGAGCCGTGGCCATGTGCACTCAGTCTCTCTGGGGCAGCATCTGGCCCCGGGTTCCCTTCTTCAGAGACACCTCTGGGGGGTGAGGCTTTCAGTCTGAGAGACAACGTCTAATCCGGGCACAGGAGTGGCCACCACAGAGCTGGACTCTGGGCTGCACGGCTTGGGCTTCTGCACAATCCCTTTTCCTGAGAACGTATCAGCCGTCACAGATATGCAAGGAAGGAGATGCTAAAGCTGGACCCTACGGAACGCACTGAGAGTTGAGTCAGGCTGTGGGAGACGGAGGCCTCCAGGCTCTTGAACTTTGGTGCCGGGAAAAGCTAGTTTCTTCACTTACTCCAGGACACCGATCACCCTACAGCCTCCTGTTACTCCTTGCCTCGCCTGCCGGGGAACTCGGGTCTACCTTAGTGCTCTCTTTCTTTGGtttcccctttcctctcctttaTATTTGGCCTTGATcctctgttgctgctgttcactcgctaagttgtgtccgactctttgacaccccatgcactgtagcctgaccaggttcctctgtccgtgaaattgtccaggcaggaatagtggagtgggttgtcatttcctcctctaggggatcaaacccacatctcctgcactggcaggcggattctttatcattgagccacatgggaagcctcaAATCCTTCTTTTGACAGTGTGCACATGTGAATTAGGGAAGGATGATATTTCCAAAAGCTGAGGGCATCCACCTGGCGTGTGTGTCGATGTGCAGCTAAGGAGGCAAGTACCCTGGGAGGCAGTCCTGACTCTAGACAAGAGGTAGGCCAAGGTCATCTGAAGAAGCCCCCTTAGTTTATCTCAGGCACTTGTGCCAACAGTAAGATCAAAGTGGCAGAATTTAACAAGTGTGTCTACTTTTATACTTACCAGTTCAAAGTTTCACCCAATACCAATTTTGGGAAAACTTCAATATTGCTTACACTAGAGAAGATTACCCTCCAGAATGAAGTATAAACAGGGTGGGAATGGATTTACTAGTAACTGTTCCAAGAATCCCTTGCTTTTGCCTAAgttcctatcagatcagatcagttgctcagtcgtgtccaactctctgcgaccccatgaatcgcagcaggccaggcctccctgtccatcaccaactcccagagttcactcagactcacgtccaacgagtcagtgatgccatccagccatctcattctctgtcggccccttctcctcttgcccccaatccctcccagcatccgagtcttttccagtgagtcaactcttcacatgaggtggccaaagtactggagtttcagctttagcatcattccttccaaagaacacccagggctgatctccttcagaatggactggttggatctccttgcagtccaagggactctcaagagtcttctccaacaccacagttcaaaagcatcaattcttcgacgctcagccttcatcacagtccaactctcacatccatacatgaccactggaaaaaccatacccttgactagacggacctttgctggcaaagtaatgtctctgcttttgaatatgctatctaggttggtcataactttccttccaaggagtaagcgtcttttaatttcatggctgcagtcactatctgcagtgattttggagcccagaaaaataaagtcggacactgtttccccatctatctgccatgaagtgatgggacaggatgccatgatcttagttttctgaatgttgagctttaagccaactttttcactctcttatttcactttcaccaagaggcattttagttcctcttcactttgtgccacaagggtggtgtcatctgcatatctgaggttattgatatttctcccggcaatcttgattccagcttgtgctttttccagcccagcgtttctcatgatgtactctgcatataagttaaataagcagggtgacaatatacagccttgacgaactccttttcctatttggaaccagtctgttgttcaatgtccagttctaactgttgcttcctaacctgcatacaaatttctcaagaggcaggtcaggtggtctggtattcccatctcttccagaattttccacagtttattgtgatccacacagtcaaaggctttggcatagtcaataaagcagaaacagatgttttgctggagctctcttgctttttccatgatccagcggatgttggcaatttgatctctggttcctctgccttttctaaaaccagcttgaacatctggaagttcacggttcacatattgctgaagcctggcttggagaattttgagcattactttactagcgtgtgagatgagtgcaattgtgcggtagtttgagcattctttggcattgtcgttctttgggattggaatgaaaactgaccttttccagtcctgtggccactgctgagttttccaaatttgctggcatattgagtgcagcactttcacagcatcatctttcaggatttggaatagctcaactggaatttcatcacctccactagctttgttcgtagtgatgctttctaaggcccgcttgacttcacattccaggatgtctggctctaggtcagtgatcacaccatcgtgattatctgggtcgtgaagatcttttttgtacaattcttctgtgtattcttgccacctcttcttaatatcttctgcttctgttaggtccataccatttctgtcctttatcgagcccatctttgcatgaaatgttcccttggtatctctaattttcttgaagagatctctagtctttcccattctgttgttttcctctatttctttgcattgatcgctgaagaaggctttcttatctcttcttgctattctttggaaccctgcattcagatgcttatatttttccttttctcctttgcttttcacttctcttcttttcacagctatttgtaaggcctccccagccagccattttgcttttctgcatttcttttccatggggatggtcttgattcctgtctcctgtacaatgtcacgaacctcattccatagttcatcaggcactctaatcagatctaggcccttaaatctatttctcacttccactgtataatcataagggacttgatttaggtcatacctgaatggtctagtggttttccctactttcttcaatttaagtctgaatttggcaataaggagttcatgatctgagccacagtcagctcctggtcttgtttacCAAGTATAAATTCCTTCAGGAACACAGATTAAGTGGAGGAGGGTTGATCCTTCAACACCCTATTTATGTTTTGCGTTTTTCTTCCCCAGCCTGGAAGGGTCCTGTGGGCCTGGGGTGTGGAGGTAAGCACGCAGCAGAGAACACAGAGCCGCAGCATCTCGGCGGCAGAAGGTGCCAGAGGAGTCCTCCCTTCAGCCCTCAATGGTGACGCGTTCTCCACTCAGGAAGTGCAAGTATGACGCCCACCTCCACAGAGTGAAGACAGCCCAGCATGTTCATTAGCCCTCGACAGCGCTGCCAGCTAAATAACAATTTGGCTGCACCCTGTCTGTGTAGTACAAGCTAATTAATGCTTCGAAGAAAGTCCGAGCTTT
This window harbors:
- the AUTS2 gene encoding autism susceptibility gene 2 protein isoform X10 gives rise to the protein MGEMERRVRLAVNEPHAWETKRASDASSEKLFNTVIVNKDPELGVGALPHHDGHDAGPIVPKVSGLERSQEKSQDCGKEPLFEPVVLKDARPQVPPPPPQPQAEPPPRAPSPDPASGPRAEPPPPPPRPGAQPPPAPPEAQPQPAPPQAPRPPRPQSPGPLPPQVLPPAQAHPSAQSLPQPLSAYNSSSLSLNSLRRRSRQTWRAQVTSLFVSIGVAPVGRVAGTGSSRSSTPAKTQPAPPHISHHPSASPFPLSLPNHSPLHSFTPTLQPPAHSHHPNMFAPPTALPPPPPLTSGSLQVPGHPAGSTYSEQDILRQELNTRFLASQSADRGASLGPPPYLRTEFHQHQHQHQHTHQHTHQHTFTPFPHALPPTAIMPTPAPPMVRTPGRNFDKYPTKVDPFYRHSLFHSYPPAVSGIPPMIPPTGPFGSLQGAFQPKTSNPIDVATRPGTVPHTLLQKDPRLTDPFRPMLRKPGKWCAMHVHIAWQIYHHQQKVKKQMQSDPHKLDFGLKPEFLSRPPGPSLFGAIHHPHDLARPSTLFSAAGAAHPTGTPFGPPPHHSNFLTPAAHLEPFNRPSTFTGLAAVGGNAFGGLGNPSVTPNSVFGHKDGPSVQSFSNPHEPWNRLHRTPPSFPTPPPWLKPGELERSASAAAHDRDRDVDKRDSSVSKDDKERESVEKRHSSHPSPAPVLPVSTLGHGRSSSEQIRGHLSTEAREKDKCKDREREHSESRKDLGTDEHKAKEGPLAEKDGHGHEGRTAGEEAKQLARVPSPYARAPAADSARPGSAASRDAEPRKGEPAYENPKKSAEVKVKEERKEDHDLPPEAPPTHRSSEPPPPPPPPSSSAGVHPGPLASMPVAVGMPGIHPMNSISGLDRTRMMTPFMGLSPIPGGERFPYPSFHWDPIRDPLRDPYRELDIHRRDPLGRDFLLRNDPLHRLSTPRLYEADRSFRDREPHDYNHHHHHHHHHPLAVDPRREHERGAHLDERERLHVLREDYEHPRLHPVHPASLDGHLPHPGLLTPGLPSMHYPRISPTAGHQNGLLNKTPPTAALSAPPPLISTLGGRPVSPRRTTPLSAEIRERPPSHTLKDIEAR